The Seriola aureovittata isolate HTS-2021-v1 ecotype China chromosome 2, ASM2101889v1, whole genome shotgun sequence genome has a segment encoding these proteins:
- the prph gene encoding peripherin, giving the protein MSHSSMHSSTSYRRTFGSPHPISMSSYASVSSRMPVSGGRYMRSVSPAVTSRATTYHQQRSRPSAQPPRLSYDKVDFTLAEAINQEFLTTRSNEKAELQELNDRFASFIEKVRYLEQQNGALQQELNQFKGQQQHGQPNRATEIFQEELREMRRQMDAIGKERDQYQLERDNLAEDLSLIKQRLDEETQKRADAENNLVAFRKDVDDATLSRLELERKIESLMDEIEFLKKLHDEEIQDVQVSVQTQQLKMEVDSSARPDLTGALRDIRAQYENIALKNMQESEDWYKSKFADLTESAKRNTDALRQAKQEANESRRQIQSLNCEVDAMKNTNEALLRQMREMEDQFGNEIGNYQDNVGRLEDEIRHLKDEMARHLREYQDLLNVKMALDIEIATYRKLLEGEESRITVPILNIGMSNHLGERDFEHTQDSVSKRTVVIKTVETRDGEVVKESRRETERDSSRTDRTDKDDKDE; this is encoded by the exons ATGAGCCACTCTTCCATGCATTCCTCCACGTCTTACAGGCGCACTTTTGGAAGCCCACACCCCATCTCCATGTCCTCCTACGCCTCTGTGTCCTCCCGTATGCCCGTTTCTGGGGGACGCTATATGCGCTCAGTgtcacctgctgtgacatccCGGGCCACCACCTACCACCAACAGCGTTCCCGCCCCAGCGCTCAGCCACCTCGCCTCTCCTATGACAAGGTGGACTTCACCCTGGCTGAAGCCATCAACCAGGAGTTCCTGACCACCCGCAGCAACGAGAAGGCCGAGCTGCAGGAGCTCAACGACCGCTTTGCCAGCTTCATCGAGAAGGTGCGCTACCTGGAGCAGCAGAATGGTGCACTGCAGCAGGAGCTCAACCAGTTCAAGGGTCAGCAGCAGCACGGCCAGCCCAACCGCGCCACTGAGATCttccaggaggagctgagggagaTGAGGCGCCAGATGGACGCCATCGGCAAGGAGAGAGACCAGTACCAGCTGGAGAGGGACAACTTGGCTGAGGACCTGTCCCTGATCAAGCAGAG GTTGGATGAAGAAACCCAAAAGAGGGCAGATGCTGAGAATAACCTGGTTGCCTTCCGCAAG GATGTGGATGATGCCACATTGTCCCGTCTGGAGCTGGAAAGGAAGATTGAGTCTCTGATGGATGAGATTGAATTCCTTAAGAAGCTCCATGATGAA GAAATCCAGGATGTACAAGTGAGTGTCCAGACCCAGCAGCTGAAGATGGAGGTGGACAGCAGCGCAAGACCCGATTTAACTGGTGCCCTGAGGGACATCAGGGCTCAATATGAGAACATCGCCTTAAAGAACATGCAGGAATCTGAGGACTGGTACAAGTCCAAG TTTGCCGATTTGACTGAGTCTGCAAAGCGCAACACTGATGCTCTGAGGCAGGCCAAGCAGGAGGCCAATGAGTCCAGGAGGCAGATTCAGTCTCTCAACTGTGAAGTTGATGCAATGAAGAATACG AATGAAGCTCTGCTGAGGCAGATGCGTGAAATGGAGGACCAGTTTGGCAATGAGATTGGAAACTACCAGGACAATGTGGGCAGACTGGAGGACGAGATCCGCCATCTGAAGGACGAGATGGCTCGCCACCTTCGGGAGTACCAGGACCTCCTCAATGTTAAAATGGCTCTGGACATTGAGATTGCCACTTACCGTAAACTGCTGGAGGGCGAGGAGAGCAG GATTACTGTTCCCATCTTAAATATCGGCATGAGCAATCACCTTGGAGAGCGAG ACTTTGAACACACTCAAGACAGCGTGAGCAAGAGGACTGTGGTGATAAAGACAGTTGAGACTAGAGATGGAGAG GTGGTGAAGGAATCCaggagggagacggagagagattCAAGCCGCACTGATAGAACCGACAAGGACGACAAGGACGAGTAA